From one Deinococcus sp. YIM 134068 genomic stretch:
- a CDS encoding glycoside hydrolase family 15 protein: protein MTQPLIRDLGVVGDRRTAALVTRAGSVVWYCPERFDAPSLLAGLIDPELGGEWRVEGDVTPLRRAYLDDSGILETHLRTEGGDVTLVDFMPYGPELPRGVCRLVRGSGGATLVLRAAPDYARRPPLLSRDGEAVQLDAHRWLSASHPLQVEGDMVRLCVPAGASGWAFLGDGPPGRANPEAWLDASLTAWRGVASETVYSGPYEGAARDSLRALRLLTYEETGSVISAATTSLPEVVGGKRNYDYRYVWFRDSGMIVRALSRLSPGNEGTLGRGFMDFVCRSASGRDLTQPLPPLATVAAEDAPGVEELPLAGYRESRPVQIGNAAVSQVQLDVYGNILLASAGLYSPAELEEHWPVLEPVAEYLCAHWEDSDNGIWEEEEVLPYLSSKVLGAVGLERLAELHPDPATGERWRTLAGDIRAWISDHGLTSEGAFAAVAGREEVDVVAALYPIWGYCAPDAPEMRATLRVLERDHHADGLYWRTLQERGTGEGAFLAGTLWVALYWTAVDPVRAREILDRVLAFTNDLGLIAEEADPATGALLGNFPQTFVHAALLGVIGELSEKRSGTGDSP from the coding sequence ATGACACAGCCGCTCATCCGTGACCTCGGCGTCGTCGGGGACCGCCGTACCGCCGCGCTCGTCACCCGTGCGGGGAGCGTGGTCTGGTACTGCCCGGAACGGTTCGACGCCCCCTCGCTGCTGGCGGGCCTGATCGACCCGGAGCTGGGCGGTGAGTGGCGGGTGGAGGGTGACGTGACCCCGCTGCGCCGCGCCTACTTGGACGACAGCGGCATATTGGAGACGCACCTGAGAACCGAAGGCGGGGACGTGACGCTCGTGGATTTCATGCCCTACGGGCCGGAGTTGCCGCGCGGCGTGTGCCGCCTCGTGCGCGGCTCCGGGGGCGCGACGCTCGTCCTGCGGGCCGCTCCCGACTATGCCCGCCGCCCGCCCCTCCTCTCCCGCGACGGGGAGGCCGTGCAGCTCGACGCCCACCGCTGGCTCAGCGCCTCGCATCCGCTCCAAGTTGAGGGGGACATGGTGCGGCTGTGCGTTCCGGCGGGGGCATCGGGCTGGGCCTTCCTGGGCGACGGGCCGCCGGGCCGGGCGAACCCAGAGGCGTGGCTGGACGCCTCCCTGACGGCGTGGCGCGGCGTGGCGAGCGAGACGGTCTACAGCGGTCCCTACGAGGGGGCCGCGCGCGACTCGCTGCGGGCGCTGAGGCTCCTCACCTACGAGGAGACGGGGAGCGTCATCAGCGCGGCGACGACCTCGCTGCCGGAAGTCGTGGGGGGAAAGCGCAACTACGACTACCGCTATGTGTGGTTCCGCGACTCGGGGATGATCGTGCGGGCGCTCTCGCGGCTGAGTCCAGGCAACGAGGGCACGCTGGGGCGCGGCTTCATGGACTTCGTGTGCCGCTCCGCCTCGGGCCGGGACCTCACCCAGCCCCTTCCCCCGCTGGCGACCGTCGCCGCCGAGGACGCGCCGGGGGTGGAAGAACTGCCCCTCGCCGGATACCGGGAGAGCCGCCCCGTGCAGATCGGGAACGCCGCCGTGTCTCAGGTCCAGCTCGACGTGTACGGCAACATCCTGCTGGCGAGCGCAGGCCTGTACAGCCCCGCCGAGCTGGAGGAACACTGGCCGGTCCTCGAACCCGTCGCCGAGTACCTGTGCGCCCACTGGGAGGACTCCGACAACGGCATCTGGGAGGAGGAAGAGGTCCTGCCCTACCTGTCGAGCAAAGTGCTCGGCGCGGTCGGCCTCGAACGCCTCGCGGAGCTGCACCCGGACCCGGCGACCGGGGAGCGTTGGAGGACCCTGGCCGGGGACATCCGCGCCTGGATTTCGGACCACGGCCTGACAAGTGAGGGCGCATTCGCGGCGGTGGCCGGACGGGAGGAGGTGGACGTGGTGGCGGCCCTCTACCCCATCTGGGGCTACTGCGCGCCCGACGCCCCCGAGATGCGGGCGACCCTGCGCGTGCTGGAGCGCGACCACCACGCGGACGGCCTGTACTGGCGCACCCTTCAGGAGCGCGGAACGGGCGAGGGGGCCTTCCTGGCGGGCACGCTCTGGGTCGCGTTGTACTGGACGGCGGTGGACCCCGTGCGGGCGCGTGAGATTCTGGACCGGGTGCTGGCCTTCACCAACGACCTCGGATTGATCGCGGAGGAGGCCGACCCCGCCACGGGTGCCCTGCTGGGGAACTTCCCACAGACCTTCGTTCACGCGGCGCTCTTGGGAGTGATCGGGGAACTGTCGGAGAAGCGGTCGGGCACCGGCGACAGCCCCTGA
- the rnpA gene encoding ribonuclease P protein component, protein MPHLSPPASLKGEREFRRVRQHGVALRDPLFTLRVTDYRPRHGETWRPRAIIGIVVSKKTLRRAVDRNRARRRVREALRTLPGGLPPCRAILLPNPSVLTAPFPELQSALARVLAGVPGRVKKGSGKGRGQTPAPRGSS, encoded by the coding sequence CTGCCCCATTTGTCCCCGCCCGCCTCTCTGAAGGGCGAGCGCGAGTTCCGGCGGGTGCGGCAGCATGGCGTGGCGCTACGCGACCCCCTCTTCACCCTGCGCGTGACCGATTATCGACCCCGGCACGGTGAGACGTGGCGTCCGCGCGCCATCATAGGCATCGTGGTGTCCAAGAAGACCCTGCGGCGGGCGGTGGACCGCAACCGCGCCCGTCGCCGCGTGCGCGAGGCGTTGCGGACGCTGCCGGGCGGCCTGCCCCCCTGCCGCGCCATCCTGCTGCCCAATCCCAGCGTGCTGACCGCTCCCTTCCCGGAGCTGCAATCGGCCCTTGCCCGCGTGCTGGCGGGGGTGCCGGGGCGCGTGAAGAAGGGGAGCGGGAAGGGCAGGGGACAGACTCCGGCTCCCAGGGGGTCATCATGA
- the yidD gene encoding membrane protein insertion efficiency factor YidD yields the protein MSLAARGLVRVVRAYQRDLSPRKPAPTCRFTPSCSQYAVEAIERHGALRGGWLAAWRVMRCNPLVPGGFDPVPDRFPTGRKTTP from the coding sequence ATGAGCCTTGCCGCCCGTGGCCTCGTGCGAGTCGTGCGGGCGTACCAGCGGGACCTCTCGCCGCGCAAGCCCGCGCCGACCTGCCGCTTCACGCCCAGTTGCTCTCAGTATGCTGTGGAGGCCATCGAGCGGCACGGCGCGCTGCGGGGCGGCTGGCTGGCCGCGTGGCGCGTCATGCGCTGCAATCCCCTCGTGCCGGGCGGGTTCGACCCCGTGCCGGACCGCTTCCCGACAGGCAGAAAGACGACCCCATGA
- a CDS encoding C39 family peptidase, whose translation MRLPAVLLTAGLLVGATVFGALQFQRSSEAPVTNSAPVTPEAEVPEIAPEAVTPPVIEPEPEPEVVAPPSPPPLPAAAKVPAVRHEYQRLNNCGPVTVGMALSRWGGELDQYDIAPRLKPYRWDVNVSPDELAAFARAEGMNVHLATNGDRALLKRLIAAGFPVVVETWFVTHDSGGMGHYRLLTGYDDEKGIFNALDSYMGRLNMPYARFDELWRSFGRTFLVVSPAEKEEEVRELLGFRADPAAARTEALRVALAEAERRNDAVGWFNVGHAKLAVGDARGAARAFDQAFAAEADPALDPTRPARAVGGLPWRATWYSFGPLEAYTRTGRYADVMRLTSAILRDAPAHEEALYWRGRALAALGRTAQAKAAYSQALKTRPNFLRARQDLAKLGTV comes from the coding sequence ATGCGACTTCCCGCCGTGCTGCTGACCGCTGGCCTGCTCGTGGGGGCGACCGTCTTCGGTGCCCTTCAGTTCCAGCGTTCGTCGGAGGCTCCTGTCACAAATTCAGCTCCGGTCACGCCCGAGGCGGAGGTGCCGGAGATCGCCCCTGAAGCGGTCACTCCCCCCGTCATCGAACCGGAGCCGGAGCCGGAGGTCGTCGCCCCACCCTCTCCCCCGCCGCTGCCAGCCGCCGCGAAGGTGCCCGCCGTGCGGCACGAGTACCAGCGGCTGAACAACTGCGGGCCGGTGACGGTGGGGATGGCGCTGAGCCGCTGGGGGGGAGAACTCGACCAGTACGACATCGCGCCCCGGCTCAAGCCGTACCGCTGGGACGTGAACGTGTCACCCGACGAGCTGGCGGCCTTCGCGCGGGCGGAGGGCATGAACGTCCACCTCGCCACGAACGGCGACCGCGCGCTGCTCAAGCGGCTGATCGCGGCGGGCTTCCCGGTCGTCGTGGAGACGTGGTTCGTCACCCACGACAGCGGCGGGATGGGCCACTACCGCCTCCTGACCGGCTACGACGACGAGAAGGGCATCTTCAACGCGCTGGACTCCTACATGGGCCGCCTGAACATGCCCTACGCCCGTTTCGACGAGCTGTGGCGGTCGTTCGGGCGCACCTTCCTCGTCGTCTCGCCCGCCGAGAAGGAGGAGGAAGTGCGGGAGCTGCTGGGCTTCCGTGCGGACCCGGCGGCGGCCCGCACCGAGGCGCTGCGGGTGGCGCTGGCCGAGGCCGAGCGGCGGAACGACGCGGTGGGCTGGTTCAACGTGGGGCACGCCAAGCTCGCCGTCGGCGACGCACGGGGGGCGGCGCGGGCCTTCGATCAGGCGTTCGCGGCGGAGGCCGACCCCGCCCTCGACCCCACCCGTCCGGCGCGGGCGGTCGGTGGCCTGCCGTGGCGGGCGACGTGGTACTCCTTCGGGCCGCTGGAGGCGTACACCCGCACGGGCCGGTATGCGGACGTGATGCGGCTGACGAGCGCCATCCTGCGTGACGCCCCCGCCCACGAGGAGGCGCTGTACTGGCGGGGCCGCGCGCTGGCCGCCCTGGGCCGCACGGCGCAGGCGAAGGCCGCCTACAGTCAGGCACTTAAAACCCGGCCCAACTTCCTGCGGGCGCGGCAGGATTTGGCGAAGCTGGGGACGGTGTAG
- the pdhA gene encoding pyruvate dehydrogenase (acetyl-transferring) E1 component subunit alpha, translating into MTQPDLSPIPPGTEPPPQDDLFQFLAPDGTTHHPELWPDRETQLSLYRHMRRIRHFDERAWVLYRTGRLGVFPPYGGMEASQVGTAAALTNEDWLFPTYRDTGAALTYGLPVARTLAYWRTSPHGWAMPGNLKVLPFYIPIATQYPHAVGAALAESRKGTQNVALAYIGDGGSSEGDFHEALNFAGALDAPCVFILQNNGWAISVPTRTQTRAVNLARRADGYGIPGVRVDGNDVLATYHVTAEAVRRAREGDGPTLIETVTYRIKPHTLADDPARYRTDADNLGWAEKDPVTRLRAHLLADGLLTGDADAALTREIEAEFEAALAEADAYPDPTPAEILDHVFAEPTPQLLRQRAQIEAEE; encoded by the coding sequence ATGACCCAGCCCGACCTCTCCCCCATCCCGCCGGGGACCGAACCGCCGCCACAGGACGACCTCTTCCAGTTTCTCGCGCCGGACGGCACCACACACCATCCTGAGCTGTGGCCTGACCGGGAGACGCAACTCAGTCTCTACAGGCATATGCGCCGCATCCGCCACTTCGACGAGCGGGCGTGGGTGCTGTACCGCACCGGGCGGCTGGGCGTCTTTCCACCCTACGGGGGCATGGAGGCGAGCCAGGTGGGCACGGCGGCGGCCCTGACGAACGAGGACTGGCTGTTCCCCACCTACCGCGACACGGGCGCGGCGCTGACCTACGGCCTGCCCGTGGCCCGGACGCTCGCCTACTGGCGCACGAGTCCGCACGGCTGGGCGATGCCGGGGAATCTCAAGGTGCTGCCCTTCTACATCCCCATCGCCACCCAGTACCCGCACGCGGTCGGGGCGGCCCTTGCGGAGAGCCGGAAGGGGACGCAGAATGTGGCCCTCGCCTACATCGGGGACGGAGGAAGTAGCGAGGGCGACTTTCACGAGGCGCTGAACTTCGCGGGGGCGCTCGACGCGCCGTGCGTTTTCATCCTCCAGAACAACGGCTGGGCGATCAGCGTTCCGACCCGCACCCAGACCCGCGCGGTCAACCTCGCCCGGCGTGCGGACGGCTACGGCATTCCCGGCGTGCGGGTGGACGGCAACGACGTGCTCGCCACGTACCACGTCACCGCCGAGGCCGTGCGGCGGGCGCGGGAGGGGGACGGCCCCACCCTCATCGAGACGGTCACGTACCGCATCAAGCCCCACACCCTCGCCGACGACCCGGCCCGCTACCGCACCGACGCCGACAACCTCGGCTGGGCGGAGAAGGACCCTGTGACCCGCCTGCGCGCCCACCTCCTCGCCGACGGGCTGCTCACGGGGGACGCCGACGCCGCCCTCACCCGCGAGATCGAGGCCGAGTTCGAGGCCGCGCTCGCCGAGGCCGACGCCTACCCCGACCCCACCCCCGCCGAGATTCTGGACCACGTGTTCGCCGAGCCGACGCCGCAGCTTCTCCGCCAGCGGGCGCAGATCGAGGCGGAGGAATGA
- the yidC gene encoding membrane protein insertase YidC: MKTKTLLPLTALGALALLLTGCGTTGPLPTFGKAITPEWIRADFDGRPGDEYIATSNLQDVVFNARGEVIGWYAKLYAGTPYIRQNADGTYDFSALKDQRSIINMVAGRRALAVVGEGLGPDQTAQVTVPRLTTNLPENRQDAVFRYTQNGATVTKTVTLHPRNFRVDVRTNVTGGPENYSMLFPGLARANNPRVQAVQVGGQPAAVQGSGTLNVQNIQYAALQEMGGAFGPGQNAHALIVRPQGGTTANATLTGGGPTQALVSVGLRGDSNLEVFGGRNELIHLYQSGYTSLPGLFDPNFFGQISLWIVRLMESLYKFVGNWGLVILLLTVLLRLVMWPLMQAQGRTTARMQVMQPKIKEIQAKYQGKRDADSQRAMQAEMQQLYRDYNFNPAGCFSTFLPFPVLIALWSTIRNFEFDSGFLWLPDLAIPDPFYILALIYLVVNIGQLYVMTRKSPEMFRQQAFIYIIFLYFALTFPAGVTLYIILSTLIGIGQQILINKQVERETANIGQSVQKAPARAAAKPAKTIEAPKK, translated from the coding sequence ATGAAAACCAAGACCCTGCTTCCCCTCACGGCCCTGGGTGCCCTCGCGCTGCTCCTGACCGGGTGCGGCACCACCGGCCCCCTCCCCACCTTCGGCAAGGCGATCACGCCCGAGTGGATTCGCGCCGATTTCGACGGCAGGCCCGGCGACGAGTACATCGCCACCAGCAACCTTCAGGACGTGGTGTTCAACGCGCGCGGCGAGGTCATCGGCTGGTACGCCAAGCTCTACGCGGGCACGCCGTACATCCGCCAAAACGCCGACGGCACCTACGACTTCAGCGCCCTCAAGGACCAGCGCAGCATCATCAACATGGTCGCGGGCCGCCGGGCGCTCGCCGTGGTGGGCGAGGGGCTGGGTCCCGACCAGACCGCGCAGGTCACGGTGCCCCGACTGACCACCAACCTCCCCGAGAACCGCCAGGACGCCGTATTCCGCTACACCCAGAACGGCGCGACCGTCACCAAGACCGTCACCCTGCACCCGCGCAACTTCCGGGTGGACGTGCGGACGAACGTCACAGGCGGGCCGGAGAACTACAGCATGCTCTTTCCCGGCCTCGCGCGGGCGAACAACCCGCGTGTGCAGGCGGTGCAGGTGGGGGGGCAGCCCGCCGCCGTGCAGGGCAGCGGCACCCTGAACGTCCAGAACATCCAGTACGCCGCCTTGCAGGAGATGGGTGGCGCGTTCGGGCCGGGCCAGAATGCCCACGCGCTCATCGTCCGTCCCCAGGGGGGCACGACGGCGAACGCGACGCTCACGGGTGGCGGCCCGACCCAGGCCCTCGTGAGCGTCGGCCTTCGGGGCGACAGCAACTTGGAGGTCTTCGGCGGGCGCAACGAACTGATCCACCTGTACCAGAGCGGCTATACCTCACTGCCCGGCCTCTTCGACCCCAACTTCTTCGGGCAGATCAGTCTGTGGATCGTGCGGCTGATGGAGAGCCTGTACAAGTTCGTCGGCAACTGGGGCCTCGTGATCCTGCTTCTCACCGTGCTGCTGCGGCTCGTGATGTGGCCGCTGATGCAGGCGCAGGGCCGCACGACCGCCCGGATGCAGGTCATGCAGCCCAAGATCAAGGAGATTCAGGCGAAGTACCAGGGCAAGCGCGACGCGGACTCCCAGCGGGCGATGCAGGCCGAGATGCAGCAGCTCTACCGCGACTACAACTTCAACCCGGCGGGATGTTTCTCCACCTTCCTGCCCTTCCCGGTCCTCATCGCGCTGTGGTCCACCATCCGCAACTTCGAGTTCGACAGCGGCTTCCTGTGGTTGCCCGACCTAGCCATCCCCGATCCGTTCTACATCCTCGCCCTGATCTACCTCGTCGTGAACATCGGCCAGCTCTACGTCATGACGCGCAAGAGTCCCGAGATGTTCCGCCAGCAGGCCTTTATCTACATCATCTTCCTGTACTTCGCCCTGACCTTCCCGGCGGGCGTGACCCTGTACATCATCCTCTCCACCCTGATCGGCATCGGCCAGCAGATTCTGATCAACAAGCAGGTCGAGCGAGAGACCGCCAACATCGGCCAGAGCGTGCAGAAGGCCCCCGCCCGTGCCGCCGCGAAGCCCGCCAAGACCATCGAGGCCCCGAAGAAGTAG
- a CDS encoding alpha-ketoacid dehydrogenase subunit beta: protein MTATATPTRTMTMVAAINDALALALEGDPTVHIFGEDVGVMGGVFRATDGLQARFGAERVFDTPLAEAGIVGLGIGMGLAGLKPVAEIQFAGFLYPALDQVLSHLGRYRHRTRSRFHLPMVVRAPYGGGVHTPEQHADSPEAILAHVPGVKVVIPSTPADAKGLLLSAIADPDPVFFFEAIKLYRSAKEAVPEGHYTTPLGQARLVTTGDDVTVICYGGMVEVCTRAAEAARAHGIGVEVVDLRTLVPMDTETVLASVRKTGRAVVVSEAPRTNGFHSEVSATIAEEAIEFLRAPIVRVTGFDAPYPPFTSVEDVYRPNPVRVARAIREVVRY from the coding sequence ATGACCGCCACCGCCACCCCCACCAGGACCATGACGATGGTCGCCGCTATCAACGACGCGCTCGCCCTCGCGCTGGAGGGGGACCCAACGGTTCACATCTTCGGGGAGGACGTGGGCGTGATGGGCGGCGTGTTCCGGGCGACGGACGGGCTACAGGCGCGCTTCGGGGCGGAGCGGGTCTTCGATACCCCGCTCGCGGAGGCGGGCATCGTGGGGCTGGGCATCGGGATGGGACTGGCGGGCCTGAAGCCCGTGGCGGAGATTCAGTTCGCGGGCTTCCTGTACCCGGCGCTCGATCAGGTGTTGTCGCACCTGGGGAGATACCGCCACCGCACCCGCTCGCGCTTCCACCTGCCGATGGTCGTGCGCGCGCCCTACGGCGGTGGCGTCCACACGCCCGAGCAGCACGCCGACTCGCCGGAGGCGATCCTCGCCCACGTCCCCGGCGTGAAGGTGGTCATTCCCAGCACGCCCGCCGACGCGAAGGGACTGCTGCTCTCCGCCATCGCCGACCCCGACCCGGTGTTCTTCTTCGAGGCGATCAAGCTCTACCGCAGCGCGAAGGAGGCCGTGCCGGAGGGCCACTACACGACGCCGCTGGGGCAGGCCCGCCTCGTCACGACGGGGGACGACGTGACCGTGATCTGTTACGGCGGCATGGTGGAGGTCTGCACGCGGGCCGCCGAGGCCGCCCGCGCCCACGGGATCGGCGTGGAGGTCGTGGACCTGCGGACGCTGGTGCCTATGGACACGGAGACCGTGCTGGCGAGCGTCCGCAAGACGGGCCGCGCCGTCGTCGTCAGCGAGGCCCCGCGCACGAACGGGTTTCACTCCGAGGTCAGCGCGACCATCGCCGAGGAGGCCATCGAGTTCCTGCGCGCGCCCATCGTCCGCGTGACGGGCTTCGACGCGCCGTACCCGCCCTTCACCTCGGTCGAGGACGTGTATCGCCCCAATCCGGTGCGGGTGGCGCGGGCGATCCGGGAGGTCGTGAGGTACTGA